The Desulfuromonas sp. genomic sequence CGCCGCTTTATATCATGGACATCGATGTGCTGATGCCTTCGGGCATGATCCTCGACAAACTTGAACAGGGGCTTTCCACCGTCGCTGATGAATTGCATGTCGATATTTCGGTCTCCCGATAATTCAGCCTGTTGAAATGATCGATATCGTTTAGTATTGCAAGGAGAACCCGGTATGGGTGTTGTTTCAATTGAACTCGTTCCCCGCAGTGAGGCCGCACTGGAGAAGGAACTGCAACTGGTCAAAAATCATTTTCCGGCCATTGATACGATTAATATTCCGGATCTGCTCAATTTTGATCTCAGGAGCTGGCAAGGCGGTGCTGTCGCGCAAAAACATTTCCCGCATGTCATCCCGCATCTGCGGGCGATCGACTTTGATCTCGACTCCGAGTCGCCTTTTGCCGGTTTATCCTCGGCGGGTGATTTCGCTGCTATGCTGGTGATTACCGGTGATCGGCCGCAGGATATGTCGCGCCGGGTCTACCGGACCAGCGTGATCAGGATGATCCGGAGTCTCAAGGCGGTCTACCCCGATCTGAAGATTTTTGCCGGGATTGATCCCTACCGTTCCGGAATCAAGGAAGAGCTCGATTATGCCCGCCGCAAGGTTGACGCCGGGGCTGACGGCTTCTTTACCCAGCCGTTCTTCGACCTTCGCCTGATGGAGATCTATCGTGATCTGCTGGCCGGGTACGATATCTATTGGGGGGTCAGTCCGGTGACCAGCGACCGGAGTCGTGATTACTGGGAGAATCGAAACAACGCAATCTTTCCACCCGATTTTGAGCCGACAATGAAATGGAATCGTGATTTTGCCCGCCGGGCGCTCGACTTCATTGACGAGAGTGACGGCAACGTCTATTTTATGCCGATCCGGGTCGA encodes the following:
- a CDS encoding 5,10-methylenetetrahydrofolate reductase → MGVVSIELVPRSEAALEKELQLVKNHFPAIDTINIPDLLNFDLRSWQGGAVAQKHFPHVIPHLRAIDFDLDSESPFAGLSSAGDFAAMLVITGDRPQDMSRRVYRTSVIRMIRSLKAVYPDLKIFAGIDPYRSGIKEELDYARRKVDAGADGFFTQPFFDLRLMEIYRDLLAGYDIYWGVSPVTSDRSRDYWENRNNAIFPPDFEPTMKWNRDFARRALDFIDESDGNVYFMPIRV